The sequence TAAAATCGACTTCTTAAAGGCTGTACAAATTGTGGCACAGGCAACTATTGACTTTGCTCACAGATTTGCAAATTTGGCAAAGGAACTTGCTGAAAAGGAAACAGATTCCCAAAGAAAAGAAGAATTACTTCAAATTCACAAAAATTGTCTAAACGTACCTGAAAATCCTGCTCAAACATTCTGGGAAGGAGTACAAGCAATCTGGTTTATCCATCTAGTAATTCAGATTGAAAGCAATGGACATTCAGCTTCTCTTGGAAGAGTGGATCAATATTTATATCCACTTTACAAAAAAGATGTTCTGGAAGGTGACTTAGACAGAGAATTTGCAAAAGAAATGCTACAATGTCTATGGGTAAAACTTTACTCTGTAATAAAAGTCCGTTCAACTTCACATTCTGGTTACGGTGCAGGTTATCCAACTTATCAAAATGTTACAATAGGAGGATCAACTCCAGCTGGAAAAGATTCTACAAATGAATTAAGCTACTTAATTTTGGAAAGTGTTGGAGAAAATAAGCTTACACAGCCAAACCTGTCAGCAAGATTCCACATAAACTCTCCAGAAAAATTTATTAGAAAATGTGCCGAAGTAGCTGCAACAGGTTATGGAATGCCTGCAATGCATACAGATGAAATAATAGTTCCTGCATTGTTAAATAAAGGCGTAAAAATTGAAGATGCCTACAATTATTCAATGGTAGGATGTGTAGAAGTGGCTGTTCCTGGAAAATGGGGATATAGATGTACTGGTATGACTTTCTTAAACTTTGTAAAAGCAACTGAACTTGTGTTGACTGACGGCTATGATGCTAGAACTGGACTTCAATTACTAAAAGCTGGAAAATTTACTGACTATGAAACTTACGATGATTTGTGGGAAGCATGGAAAAAATATATGAAACACTATACAAAATTATCAGTAGCGCTTGACGCATTGTCTGATACACATTTGGAAGAATTCCCTGATATTTTATTATCAAGCCTTATTGACGACTGTATCGGCAGAGGCCTTTCCGCAAAAGAAGGTGGAGCTGTTTATGACATCATTTCAGGACTTCAAGTGGGAATTGCAAATGCTGCAAATTCACTATACGCTTTAAAAACTACTGTTTTTGATAACAAAATATTAACAAAAGAAGAAGTTTACAATGCCCTTCAGACAAATTATGCTGGAGAAAATGGACAACGAATTAGAAAAATATTGTTAGAAGTACCTAAATATGGAAATGATATTGATGAAGTGGATGTATTTGCTACAAATATTTACTGGACATATATTGACGAAATTCAAAAATATCATAATACAAGATATGGAAGAGGTCCTATTAATTGTGGTTACGGAGTTTCTACATCTGGAATCTCATCAAATGTACCAATGGGAACGGTAAGCGGTGCAACTCCAGATGGAAGATATGCCTATACACCAGCAGCTGAAGGCGGTTCTCCAACTCAAGGGACTGACACAAATGGTCCAACAGCAGTACTAAATTCTGTAAACAAATTGCCAACTCTTATGATTACAGGTGGACAGTTATTGAATCAAAAATATCCGCCAGAATTAGTAAACACTCCAGAGCAATTTGAAAAATTTGTAAATGTAATAAAATCATTTATAAGTTCAAAAGGATGGCATATACAATTTAACATTATTTCAGGAAAAACATTAAAACAAGCACAAGTTGAACCTGAAAAACATAGAGATATAATAGTAAGAGTTGCTGGATACTGCGCTCAATTTGTTACACTTGACAGAACTACACAAAATGATATTATTTCAAGAACAGAACAAAGAATATAAACATTTATCTTTTAGATAATTTTTATATATAAGTTTTCTCTATACAAGAAGCTAGTAATTTCAGGCTTCTTGTATTTTTTTGTATAATCAACATAACAAAACTCTACTTAAAGACTTTATAAATTGATGTTTTACACTATTTTTTTGGTTATTCACAAGTTGTATTCTAGTGTTTTCAAATATTATTTCATAATATCTTTAGTTATCAAATAAATCTATTATTTTACCAAATATCTCATCAAGTACCTTTCAATATTATCCCCATACTCGTTATCTAAAGTTTCTACTATTTTAAATCCCAGTTCTTCATAAATTTTTTTCGCAGTAAAATTATCTATATCTACAGTAAGCTCTATTTTCTTTATTCCCATTTCTTTCAAAGTTTCCATTACATACTGAAGCAATTTTCTAGCATATCCATTTCTCTCAAATTTTGGCACAGTCGAAACCCCATAAACATAAGCTACTTCTCTATCAAAACTGCTCAAAACTTCAATAACTGACATCAATTCTTCATTTTCATCATTACTTAGCATTGCAAAAACTTTTCCATATTTAGTAAATGGCTTAATGTTCCAGTTTCCAACTGTTGCTTCTCCAAATACTTCATTCTCATGTTTAACAATCTTAAATAACAATTCTGAATCTTTTTTTGCATCCAATACTCTAATCTTATAATTTTTTCCCATGAAAATCATCCTTTCTCATAAATTCTTCATATGATTCATTTTAACACAAAACTAGATTGATTAATTTATAATATTTTATTACACAACATCTTCCTTATTAAATCAATTATTCTAAGTATATTAGAACCTAAATAATATTTATTAAATTAATAAAGCTATATAATATCAAATTTAATTAAAATAACTATAATTTCTTTAGCCAGTTTTAGATTTTTACAAACAATTTAATAACTTACCTTATATAAATACAACCCTTCTGAAGCTGCCAAAATTTTTTTACCATCAACATTAGGTTTTTCCAGTCTTTTCCTGATATAATCTTTTTCTTCATTCCCAAAATAAACTGCAAGTGCTGAACCAATCATAATTCTGACCATTGTTTTCAAAAATCCGTTACCACAAATTTCCACATTCACTTGTTTTTCTCCAAATTTCTCATCATAATAGCATTTCACATAAAAAATCTCTCTCACAGGATTTCTGTAAGCCTTATCTTTTTTCATAAAACTGCTAAAATCATACTTTCCTACAAAATCATTCATTATTTTCTGAAATCTTTCCACATCCACACTTTTTCTCAATCCAGTCACATAATTCGCCTCAAACGGTGTAATATTTTCCTCGTCCCTCATGATATACAAATAAGTTCGACTTTTTGCATTAAATCTCGCATTAAATTTTTTATCTGCTTTCTCAATACTTAATACTTTAACTTCTCTTCTCAGAGATTTATTAATTTGTCTTTTTATAGCCTCAAGCGGAATTTTACTATCAATCACAAAATTAGAAACCTGTTCCATTGCATGAACTCCTTTATCAGTTCTCCCAGATGAAATCATATTTATCTTTTGTGAAAATGTCCTAAAAATAATTTTTTCAATTTCCCCTTGTACAGTTTTCATTCCATTTTGTCTCTGAAACCCACAAAATTTACTTCCATCATACTGATAAACCATCTTTACATTTGTTTTTTCCATTTTTCTCTCTTATTTCTCC comes from Leptotrichia hongkongensis and encodes:
- the truA gene encoding tRNA pseudouridine(38-40) synthase TruA translates to MEKTNVKMVYQYDGSKFCGFQRQNGMKTVQGEIEKIIFRTFSQKINMISSGRTDKGVHAMEQVSNFVIDSKIPLEAIKRQINKSLRREVKVLSIEKADKKFNARFNAKSRTYLYIMRDEENITPFEANYVTGLRKSVDVERFQKIMNDFVGKYDFSSFMKKDKAYRNPVREIFYVKCYYDEKFGEKQVNVEICGNGFLKTMVRIMIGSALAVYFGNEEKDYIRKRLEKPNVDGKKILAASEGLYLYKVSY
- a CDS encoding glycyl radical protein, producing MKEFVLKSERVKKLRESALSKFPGVSVERGRLLTKAYKEHEGKSKYIVRAYAVKEILENMTIYIKDGELVVGNQSVDERTAPLFPEYAVDWIIDEIKTKGNFDHRDGDKFRIPEEEIPELLEICEWWRGKTLKDKAHAQMPQEIKEAGIAKIIHGEGNMTSGDGHIVPDFKKVLTKGLKGVIEEAKASMEKIDITIYGGYNKIDFLKAVQIVAQATIDFAHRFANLAKELAEKETDSQRKEELLQIHKNCLNVPENPAQTFWEGVQAIWFIHLVIQIESNGHSASLGRVDQYLYPLYKKDVLEGDLDREFAKEMLQCLWVKLYSVIKVRSTSHSGYGAGYPTYQNVTIGGSTPAGKDSTNELSYLILESVGENKLTQPNLSARFHINSPEKFIRKCAEVAATGYGMPAMHTDEIIVPALLNKGVKIEDAYNYSMVGCVEVAVPGKWGYRCTGMTFLNFVKATELVLTDGYDARTGLQLLKAGKFTDYETYDDLWEAWKKYMKHYTKLSVALDALSDTHLEEFPDILLSSLIDDCIGRGLSAKEGGAVYDIISGLQVGIANAANSLYALKTTVFDNKILTKEEVYNALQTNYAGENGQRIRKILLEVPKYGNDIDEVDVFATNIYWTYIDEIQKYHNTRYGRGPINCGYGVSTSGISSNVPMGTVSGATPDGRYAYTPAAEGGSPTQGTDTNGPTAVLNSVNKLPTLMITGGQLLNQKYPPELVNTPEQFEKFVNVIKSFISSKGWHIQFNIISGKTLKQAQVEPEKHRDIIVRVAGYCAQFVTLDRTTQNDIISRTEQRI
- a CDS encoding GNAT family N-acetyltransferase → MGKNYKIRVLDAKKDSELLFKIVKHENEVFGEATVGNWNIKPFTKYGKVFAMLSNDENEELMSVIEVLSSFDREVAYVYGVSTVPKFERNGYARKLLQYVMETLKEMGIKKIELTVDIDNFTAKKIYEELGFKIVETLDNEYGDNIERYLMRYLVK